Proteins encoded within one genomic window of Rhinolophus sinicus isolate RSC01 linkage group LG05, ASM3656204v1, whole genome shotgun sequence:
- the LOC109437331 gene encoding interleukin-36 receptor antagonist protein, with protein sequence MKEAALKGLYLHYNQLLAGGMHAGKVMKGEEMSVVPNQFLDINLSSLILGVQGGSQCLSCGTGQERALKLEPVDIMEHYRSPKESRGFTFYQWDTGLTSSFESTAFPGRLLCTAPETDQPL encoded by the exons ATGAAGGAGGCAGCCCTGAAGGGGCTTTACCTACACTACAACCAGCTCTTGGCTGGAGGGATGCATGCAGGCAAGGTCATGAAAG GGGAGGAGATGAGCGTTGTCCCCAATCAGTTTCTGGACATCAACCTGTCCTCACTCATCCTGGGTGTCCAGGGAGGGAGCCAGTGCCTGTCGTGTGGGACTGGGCAGGAACGAGCTCTGAAACTAGAG CCAGTGGACATCATGGAGCATTACCGCAGCCCCAAGGAGTCCAGGGGCTTCACCTTCTACCAGTGGGACACGGGGCTCACCTCCAGCTTCGAGTCGACCGCCTTCCCGGGCAGGTTGCTGTGCACGGCGCCCGAGACTGACCAGCCTCTTTGA
- the IL36B gene encoding interleukin-36 beta, translating into MATPQKVEIPESHRIRDSLQMVWVLKGNALFSVPFSSNVKPVTICSVPCTDTESHDEQKGSLIYLGLKGVDLCLFCAEIQGHPTLQLKEKKIIDLHEEKSAQKPFLFLRGIEGSTSTFQSVAYPGWFIATSSTVGQPVILTNERGKTYNTNFYFSPEELIRPR; encoded by the exons AGGTGGAAATTCCAGAATCCCACAGAATTCGTGATTCTCTACAGATGGTGTGGGTCCTGAAGGGAAACGCTTTATTCTCAGTTCCTTTTAGCAGCAATGTCAAACCTG TCACTATTTGCTCAGTACCGTGCACAGACACAGAGTCCCACGATGAACAAAAGGGCAGCCTGATATACCTGGGACTCAAGGGTGTCGACCTCTGCCTCTTCTGTGCGGAAATTCAGGGCCATCCGACTTTGCAGCTTAAG GAGAAGAAGATCATAGACCTGCATGAGGAAAAGAGTGCACAAAAGCCCTTTCTGTTTCTACGAGGCATCGAGGGCTCCACTTCCACCTTCCAGTCAGTGGCCTACCCTGGCTGGTTCATAGCCACTTCCTCCACGGTGGGACAGCCTGTCATCCTCACCAACGAGAGGGGCAAAACCTACAACACCAATTTCTATTTCAGCCCTGAGGAGTTAATCAGGCCCAGGTAG